One segment of Proteus appendicitidis DNA contains the following:
- a CDS encoding Slam-dependent surface lipoprotein, whose translation MKNVNKLSCALFILMGTHTVQAEIHSNQSGPLTTMEVGASDAVNRGYHQMPGGEPGVGISGIGGGKKIGFASLTSPMMGSSADSNGVYTIQPNERTPASHRDMGVFHFAKITDANVYFGDWAKTTSVTDATHQTYYVGKDVTTTLPTDSATYTITGISQYSGSNLLSGSFDVDFSQKKIDGSLANSQRTVELENGNLYTANNQVTFSADAKEGSTSGVVEGAFFGESAEVLAGVVVFSSDHTKDIGFGGAKNSSESEEITASTDAS comes from the coding sequence ATGAAAAATGTTAATAAATTATCTTGTGCATTATTTATATTAATGGGTACGCATACTGTACAAGCTGAAATTCATTCTAATCAAAGCGGTCCTTTAACGACGATGGAAGTGGGAGCAAGTGATGCTGTTAATCGAGGCTATCATCAAATGCCAGGTGGAGAGCCGGGTGTTGGTATTAGTGGCATAGGAGGTGGGAAAAAAATTGGTTTTGCTTCGTTAACATCGCCAATGATGGGAAGTAGTGCGGATAGTAATGGAGTTTACACTATTCAGCCAAATGAACGTACGCCTGCTAGCCATCGAGATATGGGGGTTTTTCATTTCGCTAAAATTACGGATGCCAATGTCTATTTTGGTGACTGGGCAAAAACAACATCAGTAACGGATGCGACACATCAAACCTATTATGTTGGTAAAGACGTCACAACCACATTACCAACAGATAGTGCCACTTATACGATAACGGGTATTAGCCAATACAGTGGTAGTAACTTACTTTCAGGTTCGTTTGATGTTGATTTCTCACAAAAGAAAATTGACGGTTCATTGGCAAATAGCCAACGTACGGTTGAGTTAGAAAATGGAAATCTTTATACCGCAAATAACCAAGTGACGTTTTCTGCAGATGCGAAAGAAGGCTCAACATCAGGGGTTGTTGAAGGAGCCTTTTTTGGCGAGAGTGCTGAAGTGTTAGCGGGTGTTGTGGTGTTCAGTTCGGATCACACAAAAGATATTGGTTTTGGTGGTGCGAAAAATAGCAGTGAAAGTGAAGAAATAACAGCAAGCACGGATGCTTCTTAA
- a CDS encoding TonB-dependent receptor domain-containing protein — protein sequence MHIMLFRKRKIVSIFVSLSLFSPCFYLQAKEDKTDLGHIQVSDNKEKDKQGYAQVYEKDVSNVYLGKELLERYQGVSPADLLKSAIGVYSGEARNGGALDPNIRGIQGQGRIPVTVDGTEQAITVYRGYSGASNRNYIDSNLISSIYIEKGPSLTPDMKTGIGGGIAVKTLDIRDIVPIGDSFGINFKGDISNNSTRYKEVYMNMTEDYRKYPNFYQQNAYLIDPALEITPQKSKIKNFRDYSFRLGIGFEEEKFNLLFAYALREKGNYFAGKRNAKNYSETDKDLLESVHVRDGARNFEPYLPFIAHIYRPDNEVPNTSNRSRSLLVKGALFPESAHRFSINYRYTDLLFGDIMPSRLSWVRYDKNLVNQWPLGNITQQAGILTYQYKPEDKKTDLLLRLWGNLTSGHTNTRGGKPREPKYVDFNINNWNLNIDTGFIDTSSLYQENNRYGIDLSSILKLSPQFSISFSSNYQFEKLDSDEINLPEGLDFVTAGRAGQRHEINLALSTDWKPLSWLAITAGGKYHYYHLTDIFLNNKRQNKVKGYEKTPSVRGFVLPYRRTLTAEEYLLYRAIHRIDVETLPEELKNYRRYPEIDKKVREFLHSKFVYPEYEKLLPEIKEKIINSHEVKRIQVDMMQEDFLRDEQGNLNIKSAQKRLMIREHTVLLYDENGELPKSKNMFLNGYFNINEKVPDPITGKLVNKYEMGVSKSIPIYLDDNKDKFLPEPSYQHGAFSPLVSATVYANDILRFYGRYTEQLRLPNLFEDTSGFSGSKARYYGFKLKPERAKSTEFGFVFDFTDWLNIERHADVKINYFYTNIENVFDRDANWQIRQFEKQKLEGLEVQARFDNGFIFMDTALVYSHKNKVCDKNAFSNYDPFGFLGIKECMTGGYPGGFLRTSIQPKYSVNLHLGTRWLDNKLEIGSRWLYSSEVENKDEKWLKEKLPREMYGQNNNPMRWAEVFTVDAYINYQYSPNLSFEITGSNLLNEYYIDPLTRSGMPAPGRTFRLGVTAQF from the coding sequence ATGCATATAATGCTTTTTAGAAAGCGGAAAATTGTTTCAATCTTCGTATCTCTATCGCTATTTTCTCCTTGTTTTTATCTGCAAGCCAAAGAAGATAAAACCGATCTTGGTCATATTCAGGTTTCAGATAATAAAGAAAAAGATAAACAAGGTTATGCTCAAGTTTATGAGAAAGATGTCTCTAATGTTTATTTAGGTAAAGAGCTATTAGAGCGTTATCAGGGGGTATCACCAGCGGACTTACTAAAAAGTGCGATTGGTGTTTATAGTGGTGAAGCACGTAATGGTGGAGCGCTTGATCCGAATATTCGGGGTATTCAAGGGCAAGGGCGAATTCCTGTTACTGTGGATGGAACAGAGCAGGCAATTACCGTTTACCGTGGTTACAGTGGGGCATCTAATCGTAACTATATTGATTCTAATTTGATTAGTAGTATCTATATTGAAAAAGGTCCTTCATTAACCCCGGATATGAAAACCGGTATCGGTGGCGGTATTGCAGTAAAAACCTTAGATATTCGAGATATTGTGCCTATTGGTGACTCTTTTGGAATTAACTTTAAAGGGGATATTAGTAATAACTCTACACGATATAAAGAAGTTTATATGAATATGACTGAAGATTATCGTAAATATCCAAATTTCTATCAGCAAAATGCATACCTTATTGATCCTGCTTTAGAAATCACACCTCAAAAAAGTAAAATAAAAAACTTTCGAGATTATTCTTTTCGTTTAGGTATCGGTTTTGAAGAGGAAAAATTTAATTTATTATTTGCCTATGCATTACGAGAAAAAGGTAATTACTTTGCAGGAAAAAGAAATGCCAAAAATTATAGTGAGACAGATAAAGACTTACTTGAATCAGTTCATGTAAGAGACGGCGCAAGAAATTTTGAGCCTTATTTACCGTTTATTGCTCATATTTATCGACCTGATAATGAAGTACCAAATACCTCTAATCGTAGTCGCTCTCTTTTAGTCAAAGGGGCATTATTTCCTGAATCAGCACATCGTTTTTCCATTAATTACCGATACACTGACTTACTGTTTGGCGATATTATGCCATCACGTTTAAGTTGGGTTCGTTATGATAAAAATTTAGTAAATCAATGGCCTTTAGGAAATATTACACAACAAGCAGGAATATTAACTTATCAATATAAACCAGAAGATAAAAAAACAGACTTATTATTAAGGCTATGGGGTAATTTAACCTCAGGTCATACCAATACTCGTGGTGGTAAACCAAGAGAGCCGAAATATGTAGATTTCAATATTAATAACTGGAATCTTAATATCGATACTGGATTTATTGATACATCTTCTCTTTATCAAGAAAATAATCGTTACGGTATTGACTTATCATCAATACTTAAATTATCACCTCAATTTTCTATTTCATTTTCCAGTAACTATCAATTTGAAAAATTAGATAGCGATGAAATTAACCTGCCAGAGGGGCTTGATTTTGTTACCGCAGGGCGAGCAGGGCAACGTCATGAAATTAATTTAGCCCTTTCCACTGATTGGAAACCGCTTTCTTGGTTAGCTATTACTGCTGGCGGTAAATATCATTATTATCATTTAACAGATATTTTTTTAAATAATAAGCGACAAAATAAAGTAAAGGGGTATGAGAAAACACCTTCTGTTAGAGGTTTTGTACTTCCTTATCGACGCACATTAACTGCGGAGGAGTATTTATTATATAGAGCAATTCACCGGATTGATGTGGAGACGTTACCTGAAGAGCTTAAAAATTATCGACGTTATCCAGAAATAGACAAAAAAGTGCGTGAGTTTTTACACTCTAAATTTGTTTATCCTGAATATGAAAAATTATTACCTGAAATAAAAGAAAAGATTATTAATAGTCATGAAGTTAAAAGAATTCAGGTTGATATGATGCAAGAAGATTTTCTTCGTGATGAACAAGGAAATCTCAATATAAAATCTGCCCAAAAACGCCTTATGATCAGGGAACATACCGTTTTACTTTATGATGAAAATGGCGAATTACCTAAAAGTAAAAATATGTTCTTAAACGGTTATTTTAATATCAATGAAAAAGTACCTGATCCAATTACAGGTAAATTAGTTAATAAATATGAAATGGGGGTTTCTAAATCAATCCCTATTTATCTTGACGATAATAAAGATAAATTTTTACCTGAACCTAGTTATCAACATGGTGCATTTTCACCCTTGGTATCTGCAACGGTGTATGCCAACGATATATTGCGTTTTTATGGACGCTATACTGAGCAACTGCGTTTACCTAATTTATTTGAAGATACTAGCGGATTTTCAGGCTCTAAAGCCCGCTATTATGGTTTTAAATTAAAACCAGAACGAGCCAAAAGTACAGAGTTTGGGTTTGTGTTTGATTTTACCGATTGGCTTAATATAGAGCGCCATGCTGACGTTAAAATTAATTATTTTTATACCAATATTGAAAATGTGTTTGATAGAGATGCGAATTGGCAAATTAGGCAATTTGAAAAGCAAAAATTAGAAGGGTTGGAAGTTCAAGCACGTTTTGATAACGGTTTTATCTTTATGGATACCGCTCTCGTTTATAGTCATAAAAATAAGGTATGTGATAAAAATGCTTTTAGTAACTATGATCCCTTTGGTTTCTTAGGTATTAAAGAGTGTATGACAGGGGGATATCCCGGTGGTTTTTTGCGTACCTCTATTCAGCCTAAATATTCGGTTAATTTACATTTAGGTACTCGTTGGTTAGATAATAAATTAGAAATAGGTAGCCGCTGGCTCTATTCATCAGAAGTAGAAAATAAAGATGAAAAATGGCTAAAAGAAAAGTTACCAAGAGAAATGTACGGTCAAAATAATAACCCGATGCGTTGGGCAGAAGTCTTTACCGTTGATGCCTATATTAACTATCAATATAGCCCTAATTTATCTTTTGAAATAACGGGCAGTAATTTATTAAACGAATATTACATTGATCCATTAACGCGATCAGGTATGCCCGCACCGGGAAGAACGTTCCGATTAGGTGTTACTGCACAATTTTAA
- a CDS encoding energy transducer TonB has product MLALSVRHPLNIYYWLIGISLVYITILSWVLRSLSMTESAHHIHQQQENTLSVYQVVFSPPQQSTVVPEALVETEPQETPVVLPSAEKGEFVEAPKKIPEKPKEKPIPIKPITPVKKPVAQEKVEPLKQTDLESQIAQMTSEASAESLTQYTASSLAGRSHALSENGIGQGESDNHYISSLRREIERHKRYPSQARRMQHEGQVVVSFSLTSEGAVSRIEIESTSGISSLDNAAIAAVKRVKPIGPKPESLLNPLVVSLDFQLN; this is encoded by the coding sequence ATGTTGGCACTTTCTGTCAGGCATCCGCTTAATATTTATTATTGGCTAATAGGGATATCGTTAGTTTATATCACCATATTAAGTTGGGTGTTACGTTCACTTTCTATGACAGAAAGTGCGCACCATATTCATCAGCAACAAGAAAATACATTATCCGTTTACCAAGTGGTATTTTCACCTCCCCAACAATCGACAGTCGTACCAGAGGCTTTAGTGGAAACGGAACCTCAAGAAACGCCCGTTGTTTTACCAAGTGCCGAAAAAGGAGAGTTTGTTGAAGCACCCAAGAAAATACCTGAAAAACCCAAAGAAAAACCTATACCCATAAAACCAATCACACCAGTGAAAAAGCCAGTGGCGCAAGAAAAAGTAGAGCCGTTAAAACAGACTGATTTAGAAAGCCAAATAGCGCAAATGACATCCGAAGCATCGGCAGAAAGCTTAACGCAATATACTGCAAGCTCGTTAGCAGGAAGAAGTCATGCATTAAGTGAAAATGGAATAGGGCAAGGTGAATCGGATAATCACTATATTAGTTCACTGCGTCGAGAAATAGAACGTCATAAACGTTATCCTTCACAAGCACGTCGTATGCAACATGAAGGTCAGGTAGTGGTGAGTTTTTCACTAACATCAGAGGGTGCGGTTTCAAGGATTGAGATAGAAAGTACTTCTGGTATTTCTTCTCTTGATAATGCGGCTATTGCTGCGGTTAAACGCGTAAAACCCATCGGCCCTAAACCCGAAAGCTTATTAAATCCTTTAGTTGTTTCATTGGATTTTCAATTAAATTAA
- a CDS encoding insecticidal delta-endotoxin Cry8Ea1 family protein, translating into MHFNPLKILISPSSLPATTPLISINYQDLKNGMLDMINRNDNTLPTIVDRFNEQDPLNAPMVVGQTVIGHMISLVPVAGGVLSKITAALFGLMSKNMKNESSAKQIIEHISHIIDNKIAENNVETIKFTTEVISNVYQLFSDSFARYLDPTMNYSTQQKKDLREQVLNHFDAVIYIIVSQQPLVLNLAQSAGLPFYCHCCALFVAAHCDILTNRDKLELEDDYFKSNLKNLRDSIDKFNTAIHSAIYKQTANVFQDDYNKCNTFLSGLYTSGLSYYQSWVKHSFEIEFNTPLFHWNSLELYGNDYSHYPNLNYYDTYFAIGKDILHRTSMLQSMEAYSHANTIIRIKHNYLSIEKVKDSYQYEGCYGVTGDRNDELKTEIFFTPDSSKSYLSPDQIFPSVRYISNALEGKLDYMVLDDVNNGHFIIGAGNRYYKYYMNIPGYCFNGINLYLSNHNDEQCNAKSDSRLIESAPIFRFYDGYASLTLETKNHLPIPQKSYELDLNHGFDTQLSKALFGYSDMLVGKNCILLNKEAYFCLPSEETIGKTDNTQKMKVLLQCAAESEQTLLISVRTGDAISGALIASNAFSLGLNQNNIVYKITPLLNHPITRNKALFRTYQLELEYLFPRENESNLYFHLHFSNPNTVLADMTVLF; encoded by the coding sequence ATGCATTTTAATCCGTTAAAAATACTAATTAGCCCATCATCATTACCAGCAACCACACCATTAATCAGTATTAATTATCAAGATCTCAAAAATGGCATGCTAGATATGATAAATCGCAACGATAATACATTGCCAACGATTGTTGATAGATTTAATGAGCAAGATCCGTTAAATGCTCCAATGGTTGTAGGCCAAACAGTGATTGGGCATATGATTAGTTTAGTGCCTGTTGCCGGTGGTGTTTTATCAAAAATCACCGCTGCACTCTTTGGTCTAATGAGCAAAAATATGAAAAATGAATCATCAGCTAAGCAAATTATCGAACATATCTCTCATATTATTGATAATAAAATCGCTGAGAATAACGTTGAGACAATCAAATTCACCACAGAGGTAATATCTAACGTTTATCAGTTATTTTCTGATTCATTTGCTCGTTATCTTGATCCCACAATGAATTATTCGACTCAACAAAAAAAAGATTTACGGGAACAAGTACTCAACCATTTTGATGCTGTTATTTATATCATCGTTTCTCAACAACCCTTAGTATTAAATTTAGCGCAATCAGCGGGATTACCTTTTTATTGTCACTGTTGCGCCCTTTTTGTTGCGGCACATTGCGATATCTTAACGAATAGAGATAAACTTGAATTGGAAGACGACTACTTTAAAAGTAATTTAAAAAACCTAAGAGACAGTATCGATAAATTCAATACGGCTATTCATTCTGCAATTTATAAACAAACGGCTAATGTATTTCAAGATGACTATAATAAATGTAATACTTTTTTATCAGGTCTTTATACCTCTGGCCTTTCTTATTATCAATCTTGGGTCAAACACAGTTTTGAAATTGAATTTAATACACCATTATTTCATTGGAATAGTTTAGAGCTTTATGGGAATGATTATAGTCACTATCCCAATCTGAATTATTACGATACCTATTTCGCTATTGGCAAAGATATTTTACATAGAACATCTATGTTGCAAAGTATGGAAGCTTATTCTCATGCTAATACCATTATTCGTATTAAACACAATTACTTAAGTATTGAAAAAGTAAAAGATAGTTATCAATATGAAGGTTGTTATGGTGTAACTGGTGATAGAAATGATGAATTAAAAACAGAAATCTTTTTTACGCCAGATAGTAGTAAGTCATATTTATCACCTGATCAAATTTTCCCTTCTGTACGTTATATTTCTAATGCCCTTGAGGGTAAATTAGACTATATGGTACTTGATGATGTGAATAATGGTCATTTTATCATTGGAGCAGGTAATCGATATTATAAATACTATATGAATATTCCCGGTTACTGTTTTAATGGTATAAATCTTTATTTAAGCAACCATAATGATGAACAATGCAATGCTAAATCAGACTCTCGGCTAATAGAATCTGCGCCTATATTCCGTTTTTATGACGGTTATGCTTCTCTTACGCTAGAAACTAAAAACCACTTACCGATACCACAAAAAAGCTATGAATTGGATTTAAATCATGGGTTTGATACACAATTAAGTAAAGCTCTATTTGGTTATAGTGATATGCTGGTGGGTAAAAACTGTATTTTGCTAAATAAAGAAGCCTATTTTTGCTTACCATCAGAAGAAACGATTGGAAAAACAGATAATACACAAAAAATGAAGGTGTTATTACAGTGCGCTGCTGAAAGTGAACAAACACTTTTAATTTCAGTAAGAACTGGTGATGCCATTAGCGGTGCTTTAATTGCTTCAAATGCCTTTTCTCTTGGCCTAAATCAGAACAATATCGTTTATAAAATAACACCTTTACTTAATCATCCAATTACAAGAAATAAAGCTTTATTTCGTACCTATCAGCTTGAACTAGAATATTTATTTCCCCGTGAAAATGAATCAAATCTCTATTTTCATTTGCACTTTTCTAATCCCAATACAGTATTAGCCGATATGACGGTGCTGTTCTAA
- the fepB gene encoding Fe2+-enterobactin ABC transporter substrate-binding protein produces MFKSVVSIACLFLFSFIVNTANAFDVGADSQSWPRTFTSVDGTKTEIKAKPQRILSASVSITGTLLAMQAPVVASSTAANGLFFAQWDKVAKERNVEKLWSAGSVSLEMAYLYAPDLIVVSVNGGDTVYPQVEQFKQIAPTIVLDYGKQSWESLALQLAQATGQEKETDTLLQRFANIVKEGKDALQLPEGQVNIISYFGAGTVNPVSLTTSPHAVLLQQLGFTIESADLAWQPKDKPVSDFVWAQYEHLTQLTAPTTFLLSGTAKEADVFMADPILANLPSIKNKQVYGLGANSFRIDYYSAQEIINEMVARFSKHKQ; encoded by the coding sequence ATGTTTAAATCCGTTGTCTCTATTGCCTGTCTTTTTCTTTTTTCTTTTATTGTTAATACAGCAAATGCTTTTGATGTTGGCGCTGATAGCCAATCTTGGCCTCGTACTTTTACAAGTGTTGATGGCACTAAAACCGAAATTAAAGCAAAACCACAACGTATTTTATCTGCATCGGTTTCTATCACCGGAACGCTTCTTGCAATGCAAGCTCCTGTGGTTGCAAGTTCAACTGCAGCCAATGGTCTGTTTTTTGCCCAATGGGATAAAGTAGCAAAAGAGAGAAATGTTGAAAAACTGTGGTCTGCGGGCAGTGTTTCATTAGAGATGGCTTATCTTTATGCACCTGATTTAATCGTTGTTTCTGTAAATGGGGGAGATACGGTTTATCCTCAAGTTGAGCAATTTAAACAAATCGCGCCTACCATTGTTTTAGATTACGGCAAACAGAGTTGGGAAAGCCTGGCTTTACAATTAGCACAAGCCACTGGACAAGAAAAAGAGACAGATACACTATTACAGCGTTTTGCAAATATAGTAAAAGAGGGGAAAGACGCGCTACAACTACCAGAAGGTCAGGTCAATATTATCTCTTATTTTGGTGCCGGTACTGTTAACCCTGTTTCACTAACCACCAGCCCTCACGCCGTATTATTACAACAACTCGGTTTTACCATTGAAAGCGCAGATCTCGCTTGGCAACCGAAAGATAAACCTGTTTCAGATTTTGTGTGGGCTCAATATGAGCATTTAACACAACTCACCGCACCCACAACGTTTCTATTAAGTGGAACCGCTAAAGAAGCCGATGTATTTATGGCTGATCCTATTCTTGCCAATTTACCTTCTATAAAAAATAAGCAGGTTTATGGTTTAGGCGCAAATTCATTTCGTATTGATTATTACAGCGCGCAAGAAATTATCAATGAGATGGTCGCGCGTTTTAGTAAACATAAGCAATAA
- a CDS encoding FecCD family ABC transporter permease, with product MFTSHHNIKWGIRGAIFLLFSFALLSLFVGSRHVSMYTTWQAFIDFDTTNSEHLLVRYLRFPRTLLAIVIGVALGGAGTLMQALTRNPLADPGLFGINAGAMVAIVSLIALTGITDVTIYMWFGLLGAFFAGIGVYLLGGIRHGLNPVRMVLAGVALSVVLLAITQLVTVNSDERVFDQFRHWVVGSLQGRSFDVLYPITVLVVIGSVIAYSLTRSLDIVTLGDDISHALGANQKRVWLLSAFAIVLLAGSATAAVGPISFLGLTAPHFARRLVGAEYRRILPMSMLIGALVMLVADCLGRLIGTPGEISVGIMISLIGGPFFIYLVKRWRIITL from the coding sequence ATGTTTACTTCTCACCACAACATAAAATGGGGAATAAGAGGCGCTATTTTCCTCTTGTTCTCTTTTGCACTATTAAGCTTATTTGTAGGCAGCCGACATGTTTCTATGTACACGACATGGCAGGCTTTTATCGATTTTGATACGACAAATAGTGAGCACTTATTAGTGCGCTATCTACGTTTTCCTCGCACATTATTAGCGATAGTTATTGGCGTCGCATTAGGCGGAGCTGGAACATTAATGCAAGCTCTGACACGTAACCCACTTGCTGATCCCGGTTTGTTTGGCATTAATGCCGGAGCCATGGTTGCGATTGTCTCTTTAATTGCGCTAACGGGGATCACTGATGTCACTATTTACATGTGGTTTGGTTTATTAGGAGCTTTTTTCGCAGGTATTGGTGTTTATCTTCTTGGTGGGATAAGGCATGGGCTTAATCCTGTAAGAATGGTGCTTGCAGGTGTTGCTCTCTCAGTGGTTTTACTCGCTATCACACAGCTTGTTACGGTAAATAGTGATGAACGTGTTTTCGATCAATTCCGTCATTGGGTTGTGGGTTCATTACAAGGACGTAGCTTCGATGTGTTGTATCCAATTACTGTATTGGTGGTGATTGGAAGTGTGATTGCTTATTCACTTACTCGTTCATTAGATATCGTGACTTTAGGTGATGATATTAGCCATGCGTTGGGAGCTAATCAAAAACGAGTTTGGTTGTTATCAGCTTTTGCCATCGTACTTCTTGCAGGAAGTGCAACTGCAGCGGTTGGTCCTATTAGCTTTTTAGGATTAACCGCTCCTCATTTTGCTCGTCGTTTAGTCGGCGCTGAATATCGACGTATCTTACCGATGTCGATGTTGATTGGTGCATTAGTGATGTTAGTCGCAGACTGCTTAGGGCGGTTAATCGGTACACCAGGGGAAATTAGCGTCGGTATTATGATCTCACTGATTGGTGGACCTTTCTTTATCTATCTCGTTAAACGTTGGCGGATCATTACATTATGA
- a CDS encoding FecCD family ABC transporter permease: MKPKNNEIICQLGTWSWILSLKDIIIAFILFLLMISLAFLALTTGKFPIEFSTLIDIVVGQSEGGIKEKIVMDIRLPRLLTAMGVGAALGISGAIFQSISRNVLGSPDVIGFTTGAATGALLQIIIFNGTVVDIAISTLIGGMATALIVYLLSLKNGVMSGYTMILVGIGIGAILHAFNGLLLVKGNIDNAIMANLWLAGSLNARTWQHVYPTFIGLLILVPLIIFYAKSLTLMEMGDDMAQQLGVHVGRVRWVMIFSAVLLASLATASAGPIAFVALAAPQLVIRLSQSGKLPIVGSALMGSLLLLSADVLSQNLPINITMPVGLMTGVIGGLYLLWLLTRKQRT; encoded by the coding sequence ATGAAACCTAAAAATAATGAGATTATCTGCCAATTGGGTACATGGTCTTGGATCTTATCTCTAAAAGATATCATCATCGCCTTTATTTTGTTTTTATTGATGATTTCTCTCGCTTTTTTAGCCTTAACAACAGGTAAGTTTCCCATCGAATTTTCTACATTGATAGATATTGTTGTTGGACAATCAGAAGGTGGCATCAAAGAGAAAATCGTAATGGATATTCGCTTACCTCGCCTACTTACTGCAATGGGCGTTGGGGCTGCATTAGGTATTTCAGGCGCTATTTTCCAGTCGATTTCTCGTAATGTTTTGGGTTCACCGGATGTTATTGGTTTTACAACAGGTGCAGCAACGGGGGCATTACTTCAAATCATTATTTTTAATGGCACGGTTGTGGATATCGCTATTTCTACGTTAATAGGTGGTATGGCAACGGCGTTAATTGTTTATCTACTGTCATTAAAAAATGGTGTTATGTCTGGTTACACCATGATTTTAGTCGGTATTGGCATCGGTGCCATTTTACATGCCTTTAATGGTTTATTGTTGGTAAAGGGCAATATTGATAATGCCATTATGGCTAATCTCTGGCTTGCAGGTTCGCTAAATGCGCGTACTTGGCAACACGTTTATCCTACTTTTATTGGTTTACTGATCCTTGTTCCACTTATCATTTTTTATGCTAAGTCATTAACGTTAATGGAAATGGGAGATGACATGGCACAGCAATTGGGTGTCCATGTGGGTAGAGTGAGATGGGTGATGATTTTTAGTGCCGTATTACTTGCCTCATTAGCAACAGCCAGCGCTGGGCCAATTGCCTTTGTTGCACTCGCTGCACCTCAATTAGTGATCAGATTAAGCCAGTCAGGAAAACTACCCATTGTAGGCTCTGCGTTAATGGGATCACTCCTTTTACTTTCTGCTGATGTGTTATCACAAAACCTACCCATCAATATTACGATGCCTGTTGGTTTAATGACGGGGGTTATTGGTGGGCTTTATTTGCTGTGGTTACTGACAAGAAAACAGAGAACTTAA